One genomic window of Coffea eugenioides isolate CCC68of chromosome 1, Ceug_1.0, whole genome shotgun sequence includes the following:
- the LOC113748884 gene encoding dephospho-CoA kinase-like isoform X2 — MNCWYWDSTHSNKKSIGPRMRIVGLTGGIGSGKSSVSNLFKAHGIPVVDADVIAHDVLKKGTAGWKKVVAAFGEDILLPDGEVDRPKLGRIVFSDPQKRQILNRFLAPYISSGILLEVLKLWMKGCKIIVLDVPLLFEAKMDRWTNPIAVVWVDPETQLHRLMARDGTTEEDAKSRINSQMSLDLKRTKADILIDNTGSLADLNENFQKVLVQVTRPLTWTEFALSRQGAIVASISIFLGIIICRKCL, encoded by the exons ATGAACT GCTGGTACTGGGATTCTACTCATAGTAATAAGAAATCAATCGGTCCGAGAATGAGGATAGTGGGGCTGACCGGAGGGATTGGATCAGGGAAGAGTAGCGTCTCCAATCTTTTCAAGGCCCATGGTATTCCGGTCGTTGATGCTGACGTCATTGCCCAT GATGTTTTGAAAAAAGGTACTGCTGGTTGGAAAAAGGTGGTGGCTGCTTTTGGGGAGGACATCCTGCTTCCTGATGGAGAGGTGGATCGCCCGAAGTTAGGTCGCATTGTATTTTCTGATCCACAAAAACGCCAGATTCTTAATAG ATTTCTGGCACCATACATCTCATCAGGCATTCTCTTGGAAGTGTTGAAACTATGGATGAAGGGGTGCAAAATTATTGTGCTTGATGTCCCTTTGTTGTTCGAAGCCAAGATGGACAGGTGGACAAATCCTATTGCTGTTGTTTGGGTTGATCCCGAGACTCAGCTCCATCGGCTCATGGCAAGAGATGGAACCACAGAAGAAGATGCTAAGAGCAGGATTAACTCTCAAATGTCTCTTGATCTCAAAAGGACCAAAGCAGATATTCTAATAGATAACACTGGATCACTGGCAGATctgaatgaaaattttcagaagGTATTGGTCCAGGTCACAAGGCCTTTGACATGGACAGAATTTGCTTTATCTAGACAGGGTGCTATTGTTGCATCTATATCCATTTTTCTAGGCATCATCATATGCAGGAAATGTTTGTGA
- the LOC113748884 gene encoding dephospho-CoA kinase-like isoform X3, with protein MRIVGLTGGIGSGKSSVSNLFKAHGIPVVDADVIAHDVLKKGTAGWKKVVAAFGEDILLPDGEVDRPKLGRIVFSDPQKRQILNRFLAPYISSGILLEVLKLWMKGCKIIVLDVPLLFEAKMDRWTNPIAVVWVDPETQLHRLMARDGTTEEDAKSRINSQMSLDLKRTKADILIDNTGSLADLNENFQKVLVQVTRPLTWTEFALSRQGAIVASISIFLGIIICRKCL; from the exons ATGAGGATAGTGGGGCTGACCGGAGGGATTGGATCAGGGAAGAGTAGCGTCTCCAATCTTTTCAAGGCCCATGGTATTCCGGTCGTTGATGCTGACGTCATTGCCCAT GATGTTTTGAAAAAAGGTACTGCTGGTTGGAAAAAGGTGGTGGCTGCTTTTGGGGAGGACATCCTGCTTCCTGATGGAGAGGTGGATCGCCCGAAGTTAGGTCGCATTGTATTTTCTGATCCACAAAAACGCCAGATTCTTAATAG ATTTCTGGCACCATACATCTCATCAGGCATTCTCTTGGAAGTGTTGAAACTATGGATGAAGGGGTGCAAAATTATTGTGCTTGATGTCCCTTTGTTGTTCGAAGCCAAGATGGACAGGTGGACAAATCCTATTGCTGTTGTTTGGGTTGATCCCGAGACTCAGCTCCATCGGCTCATGGCAAGAGATGGAACCACAGAAGAAGATGCTAAGAGCAGGATTAACTCTCAAATGTCTCTTGATCTCAAAAGGACCAAAGCAGATATTCTAATAGATAACACTGGATCACTGGCAGATctgaatgaaaattttcagaagGTATTGGTCCAGGTCACAAGGCCTTTGACATGGACAGAATTTGCTTTATCTAGACAGGGTGCTATTGTTGCATCTATATCCATTTTTCTAGGCATCATCATATGCAGGAAATGTTTGTGA
- the LOC113748884 gene encoding dephospho-CoA kinase-like isoform X1, translating to MNLGWYWDSTHSNKKSIGPRMRIVGLTGGIGSGKSSVSNLFKAHGIPVVDADVIAHDVLKKGTAGWKKVVAAFGEDILLPDGEVDRPKLGRIVFSDPQKRQILNRFLAPYISSGILLEVLKLWMKGCKIIVLDVPLLFEAKMDRWTNPIAVVWVDPETQLHRLMARDGTTEEDAKSRINSQMSLDLKRTKADILIDNTGSLADLNENFQKVLVQVTRPLTWTEFALSRQGAIVASISIFLGIIICRKCL from the exons ATGAACT TAGGCTGGTACTGGGATTCTACTCATAGTAATAAGAAATCAATCGGTCCGAGAATGAGGATAGTGGGGCTGACCGGAGGGATTGGATCAGGGAAGAGTAGCGTCTCCAATCTTTTCAAGGCCCATGGTATTCCGGTCGTTGATGCTGACGTCATTGCCCAT GATGTTTTGAAAAAAGGTACTGCTGGTTGGAAAAAGGTGGTGGCTGCTTTTGGGGAGGACATCCTGCTTCCTGATGGAGAGGTGGATCGCCCGAAGTTAGGTCGCATTGTATTTTCTGATCCACAAAAACGCCAGATTCTTAATAG ATTTCTGGCACCATACATCTCATCAGGCATTCTCTTGGAAGTGTTGAAACTATGGATGAAGGGGTGCAAAATTATTGTGCTTGATGTCCCTTTGTTGTTCGAAGCCAAGATGGACAGGTGGACAAATCCTATTGCTGTTGTTTGGGTTGATCCCGAGACTCAGCTCCATCGGCTCATGGCAAGAGATGGAACCACAGAAGAAGATGCTAAGAGCAGGATTAACTCTCAAATGTCTCTTGATCTCAAAAGGACCAAAGCAGATATTCTAATAGATAACACTGGATCACTGGCAGATctgaatgaaaattttcagaagGTATTGGTCCAGGTCACAAGGCCTTTGACATGGACAGAATTTGCTTTATCTAGACAGGGTGCTATTGTTGCATCTATATCCATTTTTCTAGGCATCATCATATGCAGGAAATGTTTGTGA